The following proteins are co-located in the Pectinophora gossypiella chromosome 23, ilPecGoss1.1, whole genome shotgun sequence genome:
- the LOC126377422 gene encoding uncharacterized protein LOC126377422, translating into MELKEYVSNRSYIKGSITRIETYCMGAQFDASACNLLREKRLRIVQLFKDYEKLNKQILLLDPDEKENYDEYEKKRAIAMENTAEEKLTAEKQPHKQQPMKSGKASFVASGVASNINTCAAA; encoded by the exons ATGGAGTTAAAAGAATACGTTAGTAATCGAAGTTACATCAAGGGTAGCATAACTCGAATTGAGACTTATTGCATGGGGGCACAGTTTGATGCTTCTGCATGCAACTTGTTGCGCGAAAAGCGGCTTCGCATTGTTCAACTGTTTAAAGATTACGAGAAGCTGAACAAGCAGATCCTATTGCTTGACCCTGACGAGAAGGAGAACTACGACGAATACGaga AAAAACGCGCCATCGCGATGGAGAATACTGCAGAGGAGAAGCTGACTGCAGAGAAGCAGCCGCATAAGCAGCAGCCGATGAAGTCTGGTAAGGCTAGTTTCGTGGCTTCCGGCGTGGCTTCTAACATCAATACAT GTGCTGCAGCGTGA